A window of the Arachis duranensis cultivar V14167 chromosome 5, aradu.V14167.gnm2.J7QH, whole genome shotgun sequence genome harbors these coding sequences:
- the LOC107489131 gene encoding uncharacterized protein LOC107489131, translating to MENGATSKRKRLVKKYQAHAKVKEFEMKEVSSAAKLVQNFITKVDKGSNQAKIAQQPRRKISEIGDKYSRENSMEGRNKTLVDNVMNRSLRSSQNQVRSNVQLEEQPIPKKMNSKAKCPAMALDVFLHTEGVEVEREEEDDFESIGEDAGATEKEPANLINLKNNLKRPAMTLDAFLGDQGIHVEREEEQNEVPTTEDARSRPSPNNGENVHIPSEEDYIGEHESDNFDVEGDQVMEEAHVEDTSKVKKTRGKTRCLKIYARTWEEREEVTFDQGAAVGPTAQRVKDLTNFIGTMGRNSDFITLMYTNWKAVPKQIKKRIWKYINSKFILPKSLKLWVMTGVQGAWKRYKTRIKKKHFEPYSGNIEDMLVNCPLEIPEIQFRKLIAYWSIPTVKAMCVINSENRKKQQWRHKMGPINFARVRVDLREKKENKEEPNQAEMFVATRNGLKGKTLDVETQAIIDKLDDLQEAGETPTNAFQKVFGKENPGRVRCYGRTVTKTSLKKNKEIDEIKKQSEEKVTALKTELDDHKQRLQGLEDIVKLMLQQTSPGMNVDEALSLLRSKQSSANSAQDPNLVPQHSPPSTHIPNHD from the exons ATGGAAAACGGAGCAACTTCAAAGAGGAAAAGACTGGTAAAAAAGTATCAAGCTCATGCAAAAGTTAAGGAATTTGAAATGAAGGAAGTATCTTCTGCTGCGAAACTAGTTCAGAATTTTATAACCAAAGTTGATAAAGGAAGTAATCAAGCCAAAATAGCACAACAGCCTAGGAGAAAAATTTCAGAAATTGGAGACAAATATAGTAGGGAGAATTCAATGGAAGGGAGAAATAAAACACTTGTAGACAATGTTATGAACCGGTCTTTGAGGTCTTCCCAAAACCAAGTGAGGAGTAATGTTCAACTAGAAGAACAACCAATTCCTAAGAAGATGAATAGTAAGGCAAAGTGTCCAGCAATGGCTCTTGATGTCtttttgcatacagaaggagtAGAAGTGGAAAGGGAAGAGGAAGATGACTTTGAGTCAATTGGTGAGGATGCTGGAGCTACTGAAAAAGAACCAGCTAACTtgataaacttaaaaaataacttaaagcgTCCAGCAATGACTCTTGATGCTTTTTTGGGTGATCAAGGAATTCATGTGGAAAGAGAAGAGGAACAAAATGAAGTTCCAACTACTGAGGATGCTAGATCTAGGCCATCCCCGAATAATGGAGAAAATGTTCATATCCCCTCTGAGGAAGATTATATTGGTGAACATGAAAGTGACAATTTTGATGTAGAAGGAGATCAAGTTATGGAAGAGGCTCATGTAGAAG atactTCAAAGGTTAAAAAGACTCGTGGAAAAACAAGATGCCTAAAGATTTATGCAAGAACTTgggaagaaagggaggaagtgACTTTTGATCAGGGAGCAGCCGTGGGGCCAACAGCTCAGAGAGTGAaggatttaactaattttattggaACAATGGGAAGGAATAGTGACTTTATTACCTTGATGTACACTAATTGGAAAGCTGTGCCTAAGCAAATCAAAAAGCGCATTTGGAAGTATATTAAT TCAAAGTTCATTCTTCCAAAATCTTTAAAGTTATGGGTGATGACTGGTGTTCAAGGAGCATGGAAGCGTtacaaaacaagaataaaaaagaagcaTTTTGAACCATATTCTGGAAATATTGAGGATATGTTGGTGAATTGTCCTTTGGAAATTCCAGAAATACAATTTCGGAAGCTAATTGCATATTGGAGTATTCCAACTGTCAAA GCCATGTGTGTTATAAATTCTGAAAATCGCAAGAAACAACAATGGAGGCATAAAATGGGCCCAATCAATTTTGCAAGAGTGCGTGTTGATTTG CGTGAGAAAAAAGAGAACAAAGAGGAACCAAATCAAGCTGAAATGTTTGTTGCAACTCGGAATGGACTAAAAGGGAAAACACTTGATGTAGAAACACAAGCTATTATT GATAAACTTGATGATCTCCAAGAAGCTGGAGAAACTCCTACTAATgcatttcaaaaagtttttggtAAAGAGAATCCAGGAAGAGTTCGATGTTATGGAAGAACTGTTACAAAAACTTCtcttaagaaaaataaagaaatagatGAAATCAAAAAACAAAGTGAAGAGAAGGTAACAGCTTTAAAAACTGAATTAGACGACCATAAGCAACGACTGCAAGGATTGGAAGATATTGTCAAACTTATGTTGCAACAAACTTCTCCTGGTATGAATGTTGATGAAGCGCTTTCTCTCTTGCGATCTAAGCAATCGTCTGCAAATAGTGCACAAGATCCAAATTTAGTTCCTCAGCATTCTCCTCCATCGACTCATATACCAAATCATGATTAG